DNA from Nocardioides seonyuensis:
CGCACCGGAACCTGGTGCACGAGGATGCGCATCCGCGAGGGGATGGCCTCGAGCCAGGCCGGGACGTGGCGCTCGCCGTGGGTCTCGCGGGCCACGATGAACGGCGTCTGCTCCAGCGACTTCTCGCGCACGTCGATGATGTCGTGGTCGGTGACCTGGAAGGAGGGGATGTCGACCTTCCTGCCGTTGACCAGGAAGTGGCCGTGCACGACCAGCTGGCGGGCCTGACGACGCGTGCGGGCGAACCCTGCGCGGTAGACGACGTTGTCGAGACGGCACTCGAGCAGCTGCAGGAGGTTGTCGCCGGTCTTGCCCTGGCGACGGCTGGCCTCCTTGTAGTAGCGGAGGAACTGCTTCTCCATGACGCCGTAGGTGAAGCGCGCCTTCTGCTTCTCGCGCAGCTGGAGGAGGTACTCGCTCTCCTTGATACGGCCACGGCCGTGCTGGCCGGGAGCGTAGGGACGCTTCTCGAAGGCGGCGTCCCCACCGACGAGGTCGACACCGAGACGGCGCGACTTGCGGGTCATGGGTCCGGTGTAACGGGCCATGTCAGTCTCTCTTTCTCAGTCTCGGGTCAGACGCGGCGGCGCTTGGGCGGCCGGCATCCGTTGTGGGGGGTGGGGGTGACGTCCTGGATGGTGCCGACCTCGAGGCCGATGGCACCCAGCGAACGGATCGCGGTCTCGCGACCCGAGCCCGGGCCCTTGACGAAGACGTCGATCTTCTTCATCCCGTGGTCCATGGCGCGGCGCCCGGCGGCCTCGGCGGCCATCTGCGCAGCGAAGGGCGTCGACTTGCGCGAGCCCTTGAAGCCGACAGTGCCGGCAGAGGCCCACGAGACGACCGCACCCGTGGGGTCGGTGATCGTGACGATGGTGTTGTTGAACGTGCTCTTGATGTGGGCTTCGCCCTGAGCGATGTTCTTCTTCTCCTTGCGGCGCACCTTGGTCGCGCGGCTCTTGGGAGGCATGCAGTTTCTCCTGAGGTATCTGGAAGCTGTGGGATCGAGGGAAGGTCAGCGAGCTCGGCGGGTGCCGAGGGTCACTTGGCCTTCTTCTTGCCGGCGACAGTGCGCTTGGGACCCTTGCGGGTGCGCGCGTTGGTCTTGGTGCGCTGACCGCGGACCGGAAGGCCCATGCGGTGGCGACGACCCTGGTAGCTGCCGATCTCGATCTTGCGGCGGATGTCTGCCTGGACCTCGCGACGGAGGTCACCCTCGATCTTGAAGTTGGCTTCGATCGCGTCGCGGAGCTTGACCAGCTCCTCGTCGCCGAGCGTGTGCACCCGAGCGTTCGGGTCGACCCCGGTCTCGGCGAGCAGCTGCTGGGCGCGGGTACGGCCGATGCCGTAGATGTAGGTGAGTGCGATCTCGATGCGCTTGTCGCGCGGGAGGTCCACACCAACGAGGCGTGCCATGGTGGCCCTTTCCACAAGGCTGGGAGCCTTGTCTGTGTTCATCGCTCTGGTTTCGGTCGTGTCGCGTCCCATCCCGCCTCGGGGTGGGCTCCGGCCAGTGCTCCGGAGGTGACTTCGATGAGGCGGTGCCTCACCTAGCGATCACGTTGTGGTGGATTCAGTTGTTGCTGCGTGCAAGCCGGCGGAGAACTAGCCCTGGCGCTGCTTGTGACGGGGGTTCTCGCAGATGACCATGACGCGGCCGTGGCGACGGATGACCTTGCACTTGTCGCACATCGGCTTGACGCTCGGGTTGACCTTCATGTCAGCCCTTTCTTGCTCGTGAGTGGCTGTCTCGGTGTGCTGCAGTGAGCTCGACGCTCGCTCACTTGTAGCGGTAGACGATCCGTCCTCGGGTGAGGTCGTAGGGAGAGAGCTCCACCACCACGCGGTCCTCGGGGAGGATCCGGATGTAGTGCTGGCGCATCTTGCCGCTGATGTGGGCGAGCACCTTGTGACCGTTGCTCAGCTCCACACGGAACATCGCATTGGGCAGGGCTTCAGTGATCGTGCCCTCGAGCTCGATCACGCCTTCTTTCTTCGGCATGTCCTCCACAATCTGTCGTCTGGTCATCTACCGTTCCTTGCTCCGGCCCGGGAACCTCCTCCTGCCCCCGGAGGGGCTGGCGGTGGACCTCGTGCGGTGGCCCCGGATCCCTCTTCCGGACACACGACGACACGCTCGAGCGAGCGAGTCGAGATGGATCCGGCAGCCGCGAGGCATCCGAATGCACAACCCACGTTGGGCCGACACGCGAGTCTAGTCGGATCCGCCTGTGGAAGACCAATCAGCGACGGCGCGGGCGCAGCGTCGCGACGTTCACGGCCGCGAGGAGCCTTCGACGGCGGCCCACCGCCGCGGACATGCTGCGGCGAGCCTGGTCGACTGCGCTCCAGTATGCCGCAGCGTCGGCCGCCTCGGGCGGACGGGGTCCGAAGACGAAGCTGTCCGCCCGCCTCGCCAGGGAGGGCGCCGCGTCGGCGGAGATGTCGCAGGACTGCTCGCGCCGCGTGACCGAGGGCCCCAGGGCCACCACCTGCCCGAGGTCGCGCGCGTGGTCCACCAGCTCGCGCCACGCACCCACGAAGCGAGCCGAGGGCGTGGCTGCCCGGCGGCGCCGGCGTCGACGCAGTGCCTTGAGCGCGAGGATCGAGCCGACGACCAGCGCGACGACCAGCAGCGGCAGGCCGACGTAGCGCAGCACCACACCGACCCAGGCCGGCAGCCCGGCGAGCGCCTCCTCGTCCTCGTCCTCCTCCTTGGAGGTCTTGCGCTCCTTGAGGTCGGCGTTGCTCTGGTCACCGATGTCAGAGGGTGGCGGGATGGGAGCCGGGGGCGGGATGACCGTCCCCGTCATCGGCTCCTCGGTCTGGGGCAGCTGCTGGGTGGGCGGCTCCTTCGACATGAACCTCTCGGTCGGGAGCGTGCGCCACGAACCGTCCGCCGCGCGCAGCTCCACCCAGGCCGAGACGTCGGCCCCGGTGACCGCCCCGTCCTGCGGGACCTCAGCGCCCAGGACGACCCGCGCGGGCACCCCCACCTGCTGGGCCAGCAGGGCCATCGTGGCGGCGTACTGCTCGTCGTTGCCCACCATGACCTGCTGGTTCAAGAACTCGTCGGAGAGCCGGTGGATGCTGTGGCCGGGGTGGTACTGGCGCTCGTCCTTGCCGATACCGTCGGAGTACTTGCCCTCTCGCTTCAGGTGCCGGGCAATGGCCAGCACGCGGCTCATCGGCTCGGTGGTGTCCTCGGACCACTGGGTCGCCGGAGCCCCGAGGAAGGCCGTGCCGGGCGGGAGGGTGGTGACGGCGGAGGACGGCACGGTGCCCGGTCGCAACGAGTCGTCCGGGACGACGGCGGTGAAGGTGTAGGTGTCGCCGGGCGCGAGACCGGTGGGTACGACGGCGGTCGAGGTGGCGAGGTTGTAGCGGAAGACCTCGGCCTTGAGGAGCGGGTCCCCGATGCCGAACTCCAGCGACGTGAGGGAGCCGCTCGTCGGAAGCCACACACCGTCGTAGCCCTCCCCGATGGTCACGCTGGCCTCCACCGACGTGCCCTCGGCCGGGTTGTCGAGCGTCGAGGAGACGCGCTGGAAGGAGTCGCCCCCCTCGCCCGGGAGGGCGTCGTTCGAGGCACCCCACACCAGCCCGTCGTAGCGGTCCATCGTCGCGATCCGCATCCGGGAGCCGGGCTCCAGCCCCGAGACCGTGAAGAGCGTCTCGTCGTGGACGTTGGCCCGGTCGCTGCGGCCCTGGGGGTCGACGTA
Protein-coding regions in this window:
- the rpsK gene encoding 30S ribosomal protein S11, coding for MPPKSRATKVRRKEKKNIAQGEAHIKSTFNNTIVTITDPTGAVVSWASAGTVGFKGSRKSTPFAAQMAAEAAGRRAMDHGMKKIDVFVKGPGSGRETAIRSLGAIGLEVGTIQDVTPTPHNGCRPPKRRRV
- a CDS encoding transglutaminase-like domain-containing protein produces the protein MRHLDTRTRVRPTPLLPDRHTAVDLVMVVALAVVSISSLASSFTGWDFLLVGVLGVVLGVLITHVTRAVGWPFVSAVVLALVVFFLLGGLLCLRSLGDASLIPGPATLSELADQAIFGWKDLLTTLPPVDGSGPLLVLPWLLGLVAGVSGTALSQLVLRRAWLGALLPVLAMTGLLALTLLLGVRHPTSLLVHGAVFAALALGWLAMRSRRASAAVHGGTAGWGRLAVGAAMVALAAAASLPAGALVGDDSERAVARDWITPPFDIGRYPSPLAGFRKYVDPQGRSDRANVHDETLFTVSGLEPGSRMRIATMDRYDGLVWGASNDALPGEGGDSFQRVSSTLDNPAEGTSVEASVTIGEGYDGVWLPTSGSLTSLEFGIGDPLLKAEVFRYNLATSTAVVPTGLAPGDTYTFTAVVPDDSLRPGTVPSSAVTTLPPGTAFLGAPATQWSEDTTEPMSRVLAIARHLKREGKYSDGIGKDERQYHPGHSIHRLSDEFLNQQVMVGNDEQYAATMALLAQQVGVPARVVLGAEVPQDGAVTGADVSAWVELRAADGSWRTLPTERFMSKEPPTQQLPQTEEPMTGTVIPPPAPIPPPSDIGDQSNADLKERKTSKEEDEDEEALAGLPAWVGVVLRYVGLPLLVVALVVGSILALKALRRRRRRRAATPSARFVGAWRELVDHARDLGQVVALGPSVTRREQSCDISADAAPSLARRADSFVFGPRPPEAADAAAYWSAVDQARRSMSAAVGRRRRLLAAVNVATLRPRRR
- the rpsD gene encoding 30S ribosomal protein S4: MARYTGPMTRKSRRLGVDLVGGDAAFEKRPYAPGQHGRGRIKESEYLLQLREKQKARFTYGVMEKQFLRYYKEASRRQGKTGDNLLQLLECRLDNVVYRAGFARTRRQARQLVVHGHFLVNGRKVDIPSFQVTDHDIIDVREKSLEQTPFIVARETHGERHVPAWLEAIPSRMRILVHQVPVRAQIDVPVTEQLIVEYYSKK
- the infA gene encoding translation initiation factor IF-1, translating into MPKKEGVIELEGTITEALPNAMFRVELSNGHKVLAHISGKMRQHYIRILPEDRVVVELSPYDLTRGRIVYRYK
- the rpmJ gene encoding 50S ribosomal protein L36 codes for the protein MKVNPSVKPMCDKCKVIRRHGRVMVICENPRHKQRQG
- the rpsM gene encoding 30S ribosomal protein S13; protein product: MARLVGVDLPRDKRIEIALTYIYGIGRTRAQQLLAETGVDPNARVHTLGDEELVKLRDAIEANFKIEGDLRREVQADIRRKIEIGSYQGRRHRMGLPVRGQRTKTNARTRKGPKRTVAGKKKAK